One Alteromonas sp. KC3 DNA segment encodes these proteins:
- a CDS encoding DUF3015 family protein: MKKIASIAVAVAALSSNAFAQDSVEAVNPWKHCGIGAAIFDDNGTAAALSNIIWDLGTTAITSKVSSEDSCSGKRTKVAMFIQDNFDAVLEQTAMGEGEHVNAMLDILEVANENKAAVVAAVRGSVNAETQPEAYYNAVIAAI, from the coding sequence ATGAAAAAGATTGCATCTATTGCAGTAGCTGTTGCGGCGTTATCTTCTAACGCATTTGCTCAAGATAGCGTTGAAGCGGTTAACCCGTGGAAACACTGTGGTATTGGCGCGGCTATCTTTGACGACAACGGTACTGCGGCTGCACTTTCTAACATCATTTGGGACTTGGGTACTACAGCTATTACATCAAAAGTGTCTTCTGAAGATTCTTGTTCTGGCAAGCGCACTAAAGTTGCAATGTTCATTCAAGACAACTTTGACGCAGTACTAGAGCAAACTGCTATGGGTGAAGGCGAGCACGTAAATGCAATGCTAGACATCCTTGAAGTAGCGAACGAAAACAAAGCTGCTGTAGTAGCTGCGGTTCGTGGTTCAGTAAATGCTGAGACGCAACCAGAAGCGTATTACAACGCAGTTATCGCTGCTATCTAA